A region of the Lachancea thermotolerans CBS 6340 chromosome E complete sequence genome:
GTGGTCGGAACGATAGCTCTTTATAGAGCACGTTTGTTGGAGCTCAATCACACTTTAATTTGGTGTTACAAGCTTCCGAAGTTGTTCTGCCTGAATCACTCGTATAAGTATAGAGACCTCAAACCACTTGGATGAGCCCTTCACAAATCCTAAAATACCCAGACTTCAATAACCGTGCCCACTAGACTCGGCACCTGCCATATCAGATTACTCTGTCCCACGAACTTTTTATTTGGCGTGCTGGTCGTACAAATTCACTGATTTTGAATCAAAGCAATGTCGTTCAGGGCCTTCTTGCTTGCCCTTAATCTTTTAAGCGCTTTGGTTTTTGGTTCTCCTGTAATATCAGGTAAAGACGACCTTGTTGAAATACTGAATGCTCATGAAAACTTTAACGATGGAAGCattgttgctgcttttgTCGATGAGCTAAAGTCATTATCgagcagcaacaaaactAAATGCGAGCAATGCGTCACAAGATTAGCTATCGGCAAGTCGCTATCCTTACTCAAACCAAACCTGGTTCCAAAAGTATTCACTAAGTGGTGTACAGAGACTGGGTATATGAGCAATAAAACGTGTATTGCCACTTTCAGCAGAAATACAGTTGAATCAAGTAACACTGGTACCAACTTCGCAGACATGCTATCCTTGATGGATCCTTTTGGTTACGACGGCCAACTGTACTGCAATTACAAGGAAAGTGGCGCCTGTCCAAAACCCCTGACCCCCAATGTGTCCCTGTCGCATATGTGGCCGGAGAAACAACCAAAACACAGCATAGCCCCTGAGCCATCGAACGAGACATTTAATGTGTTGCATGTCTCAGACTTTCACATCGAGCTTGATTACACTGTGGGTGCAGAGGCTAACTGCTCTGCTAGCATGTGTTGCACTCCACATTCAAAAAACAGTGTCTCGAACAACAACACAGACCAACACAAGTGGAACTCCTACTACAACTCATCCTACACTGATGactccttttcaaaaggtTCTCTCATCGATGTTTTCCAGAACAGTTCTGTTTGGGCGCCAGCAACCACATTTGGCAATTACAAGTGCGACGCTCCCGAGATTCTGATCAACTCTTCACTAGATTCGATCGCCCAGTTCAGCAAAGACAATGACATAAACTTCGACTTCGCGATTTTTACAGGTGACCTAGTCGATCATGATGAAATTTCTCTTACCAGTTATGAAATGACTGTACAATCAGAGGAAATTGTCTTTAGAgatatcaagaagaagttaGCAGATGTTCCCGTGTACTCTGTCATGGGAAAC
Encoded here:
- a CDS encoding KLTH0E00638p (conserved hypothetical protein), whose protein sequence is MSFRAFLLALNLLSALVFGSPVISGKDDLVEILNAHENFNDGSIVAAFVDELKSLSSSNKTKCEQCVTRLAIGKSLSLLKPNLVPKVFTKWCTETGYMSNKTCIATFSRNTVESSNTGTNFADMLSLMDPFGYDGQLYCNYKESGACPKPLTPNVSLSHMWPEKQPKHSIAPEPSNETFNVLHVSDFHIELDYTVGAEANCSASMCCTPHSKNSVSNNNTDQHKWNSYYNSSYTDDSFSKGSLIDVFQNSSVWAPATTFGNYKCDAPEILINSSLDSIAQFSKDNDINFDFAIFTGDLVDHDEISLTSYEMTVQSEEIVFRDIKKKLADVPVYSVMGNHDTFPYGELAQENHGFANLFSWNAELMADLWEDYGWLGPSESQYARKHYTGFSVVTKKGLKVIALNSNVWYKKNHYAYWNASEPDTFGQFQFLIDELVESESKDQRVWILAHIPFSSDVLPLPSKLFAEVVQRFSPYTVANIFFGHTHLDQFEILYSTSGEDAKTIENVVASSWISQAVTPWVNNNPSWRYYTVDEKTFSIMNAYNFYTKLNETFTNDGAEPVWEFEYSSREGYNITWPETSPLNATYWHKVASAINNSVEANQLYRNYAMRFSPYVPDCAKSTGCADDYCYLTSFTVDEYDACVGSSS